Part of the Oscillibacter hominis genome is shown below.
GCCGGGGAGTTCCGCACGGCACTGAGCGGATCCCGTTATTCCAAATACTTTGGCTCCGATGACCTGGTGGACATCGACTACCGGGCCGACCGGGTGGAATATCACCTGGCCAGGCGTTTCATGCATTTTGCCTCCGACGCGCCCACGGCCTTCATGGCCTTTATGGTGCTGACCCAATTGGAGCTGGAAAACATCGTAACCATCATCGAGGCGGTTCGTTATGGGACGCCTCCGGAGGAAATCGCCTCCATGCTCATATTATAATTTCCAGATTGGAAAGGCGGTGTAATTTTGTCCATTGCAAAAATGACACTGGTACAGCTGACCGGCAAGCTCCAGGTGCTGGACGAGGCATTGCTGCGTCTTACCGAGGTGCCCCGCTTCCACCCGGAGCAGCCCTTCCAGCTCTCCGGCAAGGTCAAGGGCTTTTCCCCCATTTCACAGGAAAACCCCTACAAACCCCTGCTGCAGCAGCTGACCGAGCTGGCCCAACTCACCGGGTTTGAGTTGAGGCCCGCCCCGGATTCCGCCCAGGCGCCGCCGTCCCCGGAGGAGATGAAAACCTCCCTGGCCGCGCTGAAGGTTCAATTTGACAAGCTCTCCGACTACCGGAAAAAGCTCACCGGCTTCGCCGAGGAAAACAAGGAGGCCCTCGCGCTATTGGAGCGGCTTCAGACCCTGGACGCGGATGTGGACGACATTTTCTCCTGCGAGTACGTGAAGGTCCGTTTCGGCAGGCTGCCCACAGACAGCTACCGGAAGCTCGATTATTATACCGATCAGCTCTTTGTCTATGTCTCGCTGACCGAGGACGACGAGTACTGCTACGGCTTCTATTTCACCACCGAGGAGGTGATTGCAGAGGTTGACGACCTCTTCGCCTCCCTCTATTTCGAGCGGATCTGGGTGCCCAAGACCATCCACGGGACGCCGGAGGCCGCCAGGGAGAGCCTGGAACACAGCCTGGAGCAGACCAACCGGGACTTGGAAACGGTCAACAGGCGGCTTACCGAGATCATGCGGCAAAACAGTGACTTCATCCTTGCCGCCTATACCCGCCTCTCCGCCCTGAACCGCACCTTTGAATACCGCAAGTATGTGGGTGCCTATCATGACATGTTCCACATCACCGGGTTTATCCCCACCGCGGATGAGAACTCATTCGCCGAGCGGTTCGCGGGCCTTGAAAACCTGACCGTGGACTTCAGGCCCCACGACAGCGACAGGCGCTTTCAAACGCCCACTCTTTTGAAAAACAACTGGTTCTGCCGCCCTTTTGAGCTCTTCGTAGAGATGTACGGCATCCCCTCCTATGAAGAGCTGGATCCCACCGCCTTTCTGGCCCTCAGCTATACGCTGCTGTTCGGCATCATGTTCGGCGACCTTGGGCAGGGGCTCTGCATTGCTTTGTTGGGACTTCTTCTTGCCAGGTGGAAGCGGATGGAATTCGGCCGGATTCTCTGCCGCATCGGCCTCTCCTCCGCTCTGTTCGGCCTTCTCTATGGTTCGGTGTTTGGGTTGGAAAACGCCCTGGACCCCTTGTATCACGCCCTGGGCTTTGCGGAAAAGCCCATTGAGATCATGAACCCTGTGACTATGAACAACCTGCTCTTTTTTGCCATCGGCCTGGGCGTGGTGCTGATCGTGGTCTCCATCTGCATGAACATCGCCCTGGGCCTTCGCGCCCACGACGTGGAGCGGGCCCTTTTCTCCCAAAACGGCCTCGCGGGACTTATCTTCTATGGTGCCGTGCTCACCGGTGTGGTCTCCATGGTCATGGGCCACAGCCTTTTTGGAAACCCCATCCTCCTCAGCCTTTGCATCCTGCCCATCCTGGTGATCTTTCTCAAGGAGCCGCTGGCCCGCCTGATTGACGGCAGCCGCCCCCTGCCGCCCGGCGTAAGCCCCGGGGGCTTCCTGGTGGAGGGGTTCTTCGAGCTGCTGGAGGTGCTTTTGAGCTTCGTCACCAACACCATGTCCTTTCTGCGTGTGGGCGGCTTTGTCATCAGCCACGCCGGCATGATGGCGGTGGTGCTGACGCTGACCGAGATGATGCAGGGCTCGGGAAGCATCCTGACCTTCATCGGCGGGAATCTCTTTGTCATGGCCCTGGAGGGCTTTATCGTGGGCATCCAGGTTCTGCGCCTGGAGTTCTACGAGATGTTCAGCCACTATTTTGAGGGGCAGGGAATCCCCTTTGTATCCATCGCTGCTGAGCCGCAGCGGCCATAACGGGCGTCTGCCCAAGAGATTTGGAGGAATTGAACATGAATATTTGGTTGGCTGTTTTGATCTGTTCCCTTGTGATCGTCCTGCTGTGCGCGCCGCTGGTGCCCCTTGCACGGGGCCGCCTGAGTGCAAAGTCCGCCCGGCGCAGGATCATCATGAACTTAGGCACCTTTGCCTTCGTGTGCCTCTTAGGCGTCGTGCTGCCCATGACCGGCTTTGCCGCCGAGCCGGCAGCGGGCGCAGCGGATTTGGCGAGCCTCTCCATTGCCGGCACCACCGCCCAGGGCCTGGGCTTCCTTGCCGCCGCCCTCTCCACCGGCCTCTCGGCCCTTGGCGCGGGCATCGCCGTGGCCGCCGCAGCCCCCGCTGCCATCGGCGCGGTCAGTGAAAACGCGAAATCCTTCGGCAAGGCCATCATTTTTGTGGTGTTGGGCGAGGGCATCGCCATCTATGGCCTGCTCATCTCCATTTTGATCATCAACCGCCTGTAAGAGGCTCCGCAATGAAATTCTTTTTAATCAGCGACAACATGGATACCCAGATGGGCATGCGCCTGGCCGGGATTGAAGGCGTCGTGGTCCATCAGGCGGACGAGGTGGAGCAGGCGCTCAGCCAGGCCGTACAGGACCCGGACATCGGCATCGTGCTGGTGACTGCCAAGCTGGTCTCGCTCTGCTCCGCGCTGATCAACGAGCGCAAGCGGAACTACAAACGCCCCCTGATCGTGGAAATTCCCGATCGCCACGGGGAGGATGTGGGCGCCGCATTGGAGCGGTACATCGGTGAGTCTCTGGGGATCAAGCTGTAGGGAGGGGTTAACATGAAAGCGTCTCAGCGGGATATTCAAAAAAAGCGTGAGCAGTTCCGCCAGAGCATCATGCGTCAGGCTGACGTACAGATTGCCAAAATCGACGCGGAGCTGGAGTCCTTTCGCGCCAATGAGCTGGGCAAGTGCAAGGACGACGCCCGCGGGAACTCCCACCACATGTTAGATGAGGAGCGGCTCCGGATTGAGCACGAAGCGGGCCAGCGGGTCTCGGCCCGGCGGAGCGAACTGCGCCGCCAGCTCTATGAGCGCCGCTCCCAGCTCACCGACGACCTCTTTGCCCAGGCCAGGGCGCGGCTGGGCGACTTTGTCTCCGGCCCCGACTACCCGGACTATCTCCGCAAAAAGGCCGGCAAGGCCTCCGGCCTCCGGCGCGGCGGTGAGGAAGTTGTGCTCCAGGTACGCCCGGAGGACCTCCGGTACGAAAAAGACCTGATCCAAGCCTGCGGCGCCCCCTGCCGCGTGGAGGCGGCGGAGGCCATCGCGCTGGGGGGGCTGCTTGTCTCCCTGCCCGAGAGCGGCAGAGCCGCCGATGAAACGTTGGACGCGGCCCTGGAGGCCCAGCGCCAGTGGTTCTATGAAACTTCGGAACTTTTCCTTGGCCCGGGAGGTGAGCAGCTGTGAATGAAGTCTATTCCATCAATGGCCCCGTTGTCACCGTCCGTGGCGCTACCTCCCTGAAAATGCTGGAAATGGTCTATGTGGGCCGCCGTCGCCTCATCGGCGAGGTCATCGGCATCACCCGGGAGAAGACCACCATCCAGGTATACGAATCCACCACCGGCCTGACCCCGGGTGAACCCGTGGAGTCCACCGGCGCGCCTCTTTGCGCCACTCTGGGCCCGGGAATCCTCTCCAACATCTACGATGGGATCGAGCGGCCCCTGATGGAGCTGATGCGCACCTCCGGCGCCATGATCGACGTGGGCTCCAGCCTGAGCGCCCTGGATGAGCAGAAGATGTGGCAGGTGAGCGTGAAGGTCCGGGAAGGTGATCGCCTTACCCCGGGCCAGGTCTATGCCACGCTGCCGGAGACACCGCTCATTGAACACCGCTGCCTCGTGCCCCCCGGCCTTTCCGGCACGGTGACCTTCGCGGCCCAGGACGGCCTCTGCCGCGTCAGCGACGTGGTGGTGCGCCTTAAGGAGGAATCAGGCCGGGAACGGGAGCTGAGCCTCTGCCAAAAGTGGCCCATCCGCACACCCCGGCCGGCGGCGGAGCGGCTGCCCATCTCTGTGCCCCTCATCACCGGGCAGCGCGTCATCGACACCCTCTTCCCCATCGCCAAGGGCGGTACCGCGGCCATCCCGGGGGGCTTCGGCACCGGGAAGACCATGACCCAGCATCAGCTGGCCAAGTGGTGCGACGCGGATATCATCGTCTATGTGGGCTGCGGCGAGCGGGGCAACGAGATGACCCAGGTGTTGGAGGAGTTCAGGGAGCTCATCGACCCCAAATCCGGCCAGCCCCTGACCGCACGCACGGTTCTGATCGCCAATACCTCCAACATGCCTGTGGCGGCCCGGGAGGCCTCCATCTACACGGGCATCACCCTGGCGGAGTACTACCGGGACATGGGCTACCACGTGGCCATCATGGCCGACTCCACCTCCCGCTGGGCCGAGGCGCTGCGGGAGATTTCCGGCCGGCTGGAGGAGATGCCCGCCGAGGAGGGCTTCCCCGCCTATCTTCCCAGCCGCATCTCCCAATTCTATGAGCGGGCCGGGCTGGTCAGGACCCTTGGCGGCCAGGAGGCCTCCGTGTCCATTATCGGCGCCGTCTCGCCCCAGGGCGCGGACTTCTCAGAGCCGGTGACCCAGAACACCAAGCGCTTTGTGCGCTGCTTCTGGGCCCTGGACAAATCCCTGGCCTACAACCGCCATTACCCGGCCATCAACTGGAACGAGAGCTACAGCGAATATGTGGAGGACCTCTCCCAGTGGTATGCCCAGCACGCGGGCCGCCAGTTCATGGCCCGCCGCCAGGAGCTGATGGGCCTTTTGCACGAGGAGAACAAGCTGATGGAAATTGTCCGGTTGATTGGCTCTGACGTCCTGCCCGACGACCAGAAGCTGATCATCGAGATCGCCAAGCTGATCCGCACCGGCTTCCTGCAGCAAAACGCCTATCATAAGGAGGACACCTATGTGCCGCTGAGCAAACAGCTGCGGATGATGGAGGTCATACTGCACCTCTACCACGGCGCCCTGGACGCCATCTCCGGACGGGGAGCCGAGCCCCACGCCGTGGCACTCTCCGAGGTGCTGGAGTCCGGCATCTTCAGCCGCCTTTCCAAGATGAAATACGAGGTGCCCAACGACCATCCGGAGCAGTTCGACAGCTACGATCAGGACATCGACCAGGTCCTGTCGGCGCTGTGACGGGAGGAAGAGCAAATGAGCATTGAATTGACCGGCCTGAGCGAGATCAACGGCCCCCTGGTGGCGCTGGACGGCGTCACCGGCGCGGGCTTTGACGAGATGGTCCGCCTGCGGCTGAGCAGCGGCGCCGTCCGATCCGGGCGGGTGGTGCAGATCGAGGGAGAGCGCTGCATCATCCAGGTGTTTGAAGGCACCAATGACCTGGGCCTGAGCGGCACCCGTGTGTCCATGATGGGCCATCCCATGGAGCTTGCGCTGTCCCCGGAGCTGCCCGGCCGTATTTTTGACGGTGCCGGCCGCCCCATCGACGGCCTTGGCCCCCTTTTTTCCGAAAAGAAGGCCGATATCAACGGCCTGCCCCTGAATCCTGTGGCCCGGGTCTATCCCCAGGACTATATCCACACCGGCATTTCCTCCATCGACTGCCTGATGACCCTGATCCGCGGACAGAAGCTGCCCATTTTCTCCGGCCCCGGCATGCAGCATAACAAGCTGGCCGTCCAGATCGTGCGCCAGGCGCGCCTGGCCAAGGCTGACGGCGCCCGCTTTGGGATTGTCTTTGCCGCCATCGGCGTGAAAAACGACGTGGCCGACTACTTCCGCCGCTCCTTTGAAGAGGCAGGGGTGATGGACCGGACCACCATGTTTTTGAACCTCTCCAACGACCCCATCATCGAGCGGATCCTGACGCCCCGCTGCGCCCTCACCGCCGCGGAGTACCTGGCCTTCGAGCTGGGCATGCACATCCTGGTCATCATGACCGATGTCACCGCCTACTGCGAGGCACTGCGGGAGTTTTCCTCCTCCAAGGGTGAGATCCCCGGACGAAAGGGCTACCCCGGCTACCTGTATTCCGACCTGGCCTCCCTCTATGAGCGGGCCGGCATCATCAAGGGCGCCGCCGGCTCTGTCACCCAGATTCCCATCCTCACCATGCCCAATGACGACATCACCCATCCGGTTCCCGACCTGACCGGCTATATCACCGAGGGCCAGATCGTGCTGGACCGCTCTTTGGACGCCACCGGTGTCTATCCCCCTGTGGCGGTGCTCCCCTCCCTGTCCCGCCTCATGAAGGACGGCATCGGCGAGGGCTATACCCGGGCCGACCACGCCGCCGTCTCCAACCAGCTGTTTGCCGCTTACGCCCACGTCCAGGACACCCGGTCCCTTGCCTCGGTGATCGGCGCGGAGGACCTCTCTTTGGTGGATCAGCAGTACCTGAAGTTCGGCACGGCCTTTGAGCGCTATTTCATCACCCAGCGCTTTGACGAAAGCCGCACCATGGACGAAACGCTGGATTTGGGGTGGACCCTTTTGTCCCTCCTTCCAAAGAGCGAGCTGGACCGGGTGGACAACGAGATGCTGGAGGCCCACTACCACCCCGGCGAGGCCCAATCCCTCCTGGAGCAAAGGGGTGAGGAGCTGTGAGCCAGCAGATTTTCGCCACCAAGGGCAATCTGATGGCCGCGAAAAAGTCACTGGCCCTTTCCTCCATGGGCTTTGACCTTTTAGACCGGAAGCGAAACGTGCTGATCCGGGAGATGATGTCGCTGCTGGACCAATCCAAGCAGCTGCGCCGGGAGATCGGCTCCACCTACCAACAGGCCTATGACGCCCTGGCCAAGGCCAACCAAACCCTGGGCTCGGTGGATGATCTGGCCCAGGCTGCTCCGGTGGATCACGGCATCCAGCGCATCCGCTTTCGCAGCGTGATGGGCGTGGATATCCCCATTGTGGAATATGAGGAGCCTCAGCGCACCCTCTCCTACGGCCTTCACCAGAGCAACTCCCTGCTGGACAACGCCTATTGCTGTTTCTGCGAGGCCAAGCGGATGACCGCGCTGCTGGCGGAGGTGGAGAACAGCGCCTTTCGCCTGGCCCAGGCCATTGTCAAGACCCAGCGCAGGGCCAATGCGCTGAAAAACGTGAGCATCCCCACTCTGGAGTCCACGGTCAAATTCATCACCGACGCCCTGGAGGAAAAGGAGCGGGAGGAGTTCTCACGCCTGAAGGTGATCAAACGCCAAAAGCAGGCCCAGTGCTCAGATTAATGAAAAACGGCAGCCTCCGGAAAACGGAGGCTGCCGTTTCCTCTTTTGGACCACCGCTAACCGTTCTGTCAGTCTTGCAGGTACCCTCTTTGCCGAACTTGAATACAGTATAACCAAGGCAAGTAGCGAATCAGGAGACAGGTATTCAAATTCGTGGATTGCCATATGGATTGGCAGTATGCTTCCCATCAAATGCGAAAGGGAAGGAACTCTCTTGCGAAAAGCAGTACATCTATGGTAGGATATCCCTATAAAGATACTAAGGAGGACTGCAATGAAGCAGGACATGATTGTCATTTTGGACCTGGGCAGCGAGGAAAATCCCCGCCTTGCCCGTGAAATTCGTTCTCTTGGCGTTTACAGCGAGATTCATCCCCACGATCTCACCATGGAGGAGCTCAAGGCCCTCCCCAACGTAAAGGGCCTGATCCTCAACGGCGGCCCCAACCGGGTGGTGGACGGCGTCACCATCGACGTCTCGGCGGACCTTCTGCACTGCGGCCTGCCGGTTCTCTGCGCCGACCACAAGGGGGAGGCGCCCTGGCCCGCCGACGAGACGGATCGGAAAAAGGCCCTCTCCGACTTTGTCTTCCACACCTGCGGCGCCGAGGCCAACTGGACCATGGACAACTTCATTGCCGACCAGGTGGAACTGATCCGCCGCCAGGTGGGCGATCAAAAAGTGCTGCTGGCCCTCAGCGGCGGCGTGGACTCCTCGGTGGTAGCCGCGCTGCTCATCAAGGCAATCGGCAAACAGCTCACCTGCGTCCACGTGAACCACGGCCTGCTCCGTAAGGGTGAACCCGAGCAGGTGATCGAGGTCTTCCGCCACCAGATGGATGCCAACCTGGTCTATGTGGACGCCGTGGACCGCTTTTTGGACAAGCTGGCCGGCGTGGACGATCCGGAGCGCAAGCGGAAGATCATCGGCGCTGAGTTCATCCGCGTCTTTGAGGAAGAGGCCCGGAAGTTGGACGGCATCCGCTTCTTAGGCCAGGGGACCATCTATCCCGACATCATTGAAAGCGGCACCAAAACCGTCAAGGCAGTCAAGTCCCACCACAACGTGGGCGGCCTGCCGGAGGACCTGGATTTCGCCCTGGTGGAGCCTTTGAAGATGCTCTTTAAGGATGAGGTCCGTGCCTGCGGCAAGGCCCTGGGCCTGCCGGATTCCATGGTCTACCGCCAGCCCTTCCCCGGCCCCGGCCTGGGCGTGCGCTGCCTGGGCGCCATCACCCGGGACCGCCTGGAGGCGGTGCGGGAGTCCGACGCCATCTTACGGGAGGAATTTGCCAATGCCGGCCTGGAGGGCAAAGTGTGGCAGTACTTCACCGTTGTCCCCGACTTTAAGTCCGTGGGTGTGCGGGACGGCGTGCGGACCTTTGACTGGCCGGTGATCCTGCGGGCCGTGAATACTGTGGACGCCATGACCGCCACGGTGGAGGACGTGCCCTTCTCCCTTCTCCAGAGGATTACCCGGCGCATCACCAGCGAGGTGGCGGGAGTCAACCGCTGCCTTTACGATCTGACGCCGAAGCCCTCCGGCACCATCGAGTGGGAATGAGTTTTTGAAACTTTGAACCCGTTGCGGCACAACGGATAGACGGTTTTGTGCCTCTCTTTTGATAACGATTTGATAACGCTCCCCATAGGCCGTATCATTCTGTATCCCCGGTGGATTGCAGGTGAAAAGTGTTCCTTTGCGGCTTGTGGGTGACAGAAACCATATTACAAAGCCCTTACCGATGGCAACATCGGTAAGGGCTTTTGCTGTCTGTCAATCCTTTCCCAGCCTGTCCTTGAACGCTTCCACAAGGAAGTCGCTCAATTCCTTGGAGGGGACTTTGACCCATTTCCGGGTGGTGTCGTACTTGGGGTAGTTGTAGCGCCAGCGGTCGTAGTCCTCTCTGGTGATCTCCCCGGCCTCCAGCTTCTTGGCCTGCTCCGCCCAGGCGGACAGCATTTCAAGCATATCAACATAGGTCTTGCCTTTGGACTTGTCCAGCTTCAAACAGATTTCGCCGTCAATCTCTCCGATGGTAAGTCCCCGAATGTCCTCCAGGGCAAAGAGGGTGTGCATGAGGCCAATGTCGCTGTCTATGTCAGGGACGGTCAAGGCATCGGTGGACACTTCAAAGAAGCCCGCCAGCGTTCTGGTCAGGTCGGCCTTGGGGGTGCGGCTCCCGGTTTCATACTGCGCCATACGCACATCGGCAGAGCGTTCCGGGAACCCCACCACCTGACCGAGATACTTTTGCGTAACACCTTTCTTATTGCGGAAGAAGCGAATACGTTCACCAATCGCCATAACTGCCAACTCCAATCTATGTAATGGGGGACACTTGGAGTATAACAGATATGTTTAGAACTGTCAAGCAAAATATAAATAAATTTGTTTATATTTTCTTCTTGGAAAGCCTTGACATAACGGAATATAGTTAGTATAATAGAGCCAGCATTAAACAAATAGCGTTATCATTCAAGAAAGGAGGAACCAGCATGGAGAACAAGTTTATCCGGGTGGACGAGGTAGCGGACGAGCTGGGCGTGTCGAGGCCCTACGCCTACAAGCTCATTCGCCAGCTCAACGAGGAACTGAAAGGAAAGGGCTTCATCACCATTGCAGGGCGGGTCAACCGCCAGTATTTCAACGAACGGCTTTACGGAGCCAGAAAGGAAGTGAACGAAAATGCCGGTATTTAAGGACGAAAAGCGGGGCACATGGTACGTCATGGCGTGGTATCGGGACTGGACGGGGGAGCGTAAGCAGAAGTGCAAGCGGGGCTTTCCCACCAAGCGGGAGGCCCAGGACTGGGAGCGCAGCTTTCAAATGCAGACCGCCGCCGACATGGATATGACCTTTGAAGCCTTTGTCGAGCTTTACACCAAGGACGTGCGGCCCCGGCTGAAAGAAAACACCTGGCTGACAAAGGAGAACATCATCCAGAAGAAGATTCTGCCCTACTTCGGCAAGCGGAAGATCAGCGAGATCACCACCAAGGACGTGATCGCATGGCAGAATGAGCTGCTGGCCTATCGGGACGAACAGCGCAAGCCCTACTCCCAGACCTACCTCAAGACCCTGCACAACCAGCTCAGCGCCATTTTCAACCACGCTGTCCGCTTCTATGAGCTTCGTTCCAACCCCGCCGCCAAAGCTGGGAACATGGGGACGGAGGAGCGAAAGGAAATGCTGTTCTGGACAAAGGCGGAGTATCAGCGGTTTGCGGAGGCCATGATGGACAAGCCCCTCTCCTACTACGCCTTTGAAATGCTCTACTGGTGCGGTATTCGGGAGGGGGAGCTGCTGGCCCTCACCCCGGCGGACTTCGACTTTGAGGCCGGGACGGTGAAGATCAACAAGTCCTACCAGCGGCTCCACGGCGAGGATGTGATTACCACTCCGAAAACCAAGAAAAGCAATCGTACCATTAAAATGCCCAATTTCCTCTGTGACGAAATGCGGGACTACCTGGGAATGCTCTACGGGGTCAAGAAGAAAGACCGCATTTTCACCGTTACAAAAAGCTATCTCCACCATGAGATGGACAGAGGGGCGAAAGAGGCTGGTGTGAAGCGTATCAGAATCCATGACCTCAGACATTCGCACATTTCGCTTCTGATTGATATGGGCTTCTCTGCTGTGGCGATTGCTGACCGGGTAGGCCATGAGAGTATTGAGATCACATACCGCTATGCCCACCTGTTTCCGTCCAAGCAGACGGAAATGGCGGACAAGCTGGACTTTGAAAGGACGGGAGCATAATGTCGGCTAAAAATTTGGACAATCACAACCGCTGGCGGAACAAGACCGTGGCATTCCGGGTGTCCCCGGAGGAGGACGAACAGCTTGAGATTGCCGTCCGCCTGTCCGGGCTGACCAAGCAGGACTACATCACCCGGCGGCTGCTCAACCGGGACATTGTGGTGCAGGGCAATCCCAGGGTCTACAAGGCCCTGCGTGACCAGCTCGCCGCCGTCCTGGGGGAGCTGCGGCGCATGGAGGCCGGGGGCGGGGTGGATGATGAACTGCTCGCCACCATCCGCCTTATCACCATGACGCTGGATGGAATGAAGGAGGATTGATAGATTGATGGATTCCAGAGAAACGAAAAGGACTGTCCCGGTTCCGTCTGTTGGCGCAGACGGGGAACAGCCCATTTCACAAGCAACTGCCATGAGTATATCAGAAGCGGCTACCGAAAACAACCCCCAGGAGAAAAGTTTGGAGGAAAGGCTTCTGGAAATGCGCCGCATGACCGACCCGGCCTATCTCCCCACCATTTCCATGAGTGAGCTTTACCAGAATGTCTACCAGGGCAGACCGCCAATCATTGACGGTCTGCTCTACCCTGGGACGTACCTCTTTGCGGGAGCGCCCAAGGTGGGCAAGTCGTTCCTGATGGCCCAGCTTGCCTATCATGTGAGCATGGGCCTCCCCCTGTGGGGCTACCCCGTCCACAAGGGCACCGTCCTCTATCTGGCGTTGGAGGACGACCATCGCCGATTGCAGGGGCGGCTGTATCGGATGTTCGGCATGGACGGCACCAACGACCTGCTCTTTGCAATCCACGCTAAACAGCTCGGCGTTGGCCTGGAGGGACAGCTCAAAATGTTCGTCCGGGAACACCCCGATACCAAGCTGATTATCATTGACACCCTCCAAAAAGTCCGGGAGGCTGGCGGAGACAAGTACAGCTATGCCAACGACTACGAGGTGGTGGGCACACTGAAACGCCTTGCCGATGATTGCGGTATCTGTCTCCTGCTGGTACACCACACCCGAAAGCAACAGGCAGACGACAAGTTTGATATGATTTCCGGCACCAACGGCCTGTTGGGTGCGGCGGACGGGGCCTTTCTTCTTCAAAAGGAGAAACGGACGGACGGCAGCGCCATTCTGGACGTGGCCGGGCGTGACCAGCAAGACCAGCGGATGTATCTCACCAAGGACAGGGAGCGCCTTGTGTGGGAGCTGGAACGGCTGGAAACGGAGCCGTGGGTGGAACCGCCCGACCCGGTATTAGAGGCCGTTGCCGCCCTTGTGACGGCGGACAGGCCCGCCTGGGGCGGTACGGCCACGGAGCTGGCGGCGGCGCTCCAGACCGACATGAAGCCCA
Proteins encoded:
- a CDS encoding V-type ATP synthase subunit I, coding for MSIAKMTLVQLTGKLQVLDEALLRLTEVPRFHPEQPFQLSGKVKGFSPISQENPYKPLLQQLTELAQLTGFELRPAPDSAQAPPSPEEMKTSLAALKVQFDKLSDYRKKLTGFAEENKEALALLERLQTLDADVDDIFSCEYVKVRFGRLPTDSYRKLDYYTDQLFVYVSLTEDDEYCYGFYFTTEEVIAEVDDLFASLYFERIWVPKTIHGTPEAARESLEHSLEQTNRDLETVNRRLTEIMRQNSDFILAAYTRLSALNRTFEYRKYVGAYHDMFHITGFIPTADENSFAERFAGLENLTVDFRPHDSDRRFQTPTLLKNNWFCRPFELFVEMYGIPSYEELDPTAFLALSYTLLFGIMFGDLGQGLCIALLGLLLARWKRMEFGRILCRIGLSSALFGLLYGSVFGLENALDPLYHALGFAEKPIEIMNPVTMNNLLFFAIGLGVVLIVVSICMNIALGLRAHDVERALFSQNGLAGLIFYGAVLTGVVSMVMGHSLFGNPILLSLCILPILVIFLKEPLARLIDGSRPLPPGVSPGGFLVEGFFELLEVLLSFVTNTMSFLRVGGFVISHAGMMAVVLTLTEMMQGSGSILTFIGGNLFVMALEGFIVGIQVLRLEFYEMFSHYFEGQGIPFVSIAAEPQRP
- a CDS encoding ATP synthase subunit C translates to MNIWLAVLICSLVIVLLCAPLVPLARGRLSAKSARRRIIMNLGTFAFVCLLGVVLPMTGFAAEPAAGAADLASLSIAGTTAQGLGFLAAALSTGLSALGAGIAVAAAAPAAIGAVSENAKSFGKAIIFVVLGEGIAIYGLLISILIINRL
- a CDS encoding V-type ATP synthase subunit F, whose amino-acid sequence is MKFFLISDNMDTQMGMRLAGIEGVVVHQADEVEQALSQAVQDPDIGIVLVTAKLVSLCSALINERKRNYKRPLIVEIPDRHGEDVGAALERYIGESLGIKL
- a CDS encoding V-type ATP synthase subunit E; the encoded protein is MKASQRDIQKKREQFRQSIMRQADVQIAKIDAELESFRANELGKCKDDARGNSHHMLDEERLRIEHEAGQRVSARRSELRRQLYERRSQLTDDLFAQARARLGDFVSGPDYPDYLRKKAGKASGLRRGGEEVVLQVRPEDLRYEKDLIQACGAPCRVEAAEAIALGGLLVSLPESGRAADETLDAALEAQRQWFYETSELFLGPGGEQL
- a CDS encoding V-type ATP synthase subunit A encodes the protein MNEVYSINGPVVTVRGATSLKMLEMVYVGRRRLIGEVIGITREKTTIQVYESTTGLTPGEPVESTGAPLCATLGPGILSNIYDGIERPLMELMRTSGAMIDVGSSLSALDEQKMWQVSVKVREGDRLTPGQVYATLPETPLIEHRCLVPPGLSGTVTFAAQDGLCRVSDVVVRLKEESGRERELSLCQKWPIRTPRPAAERLPISVPLITGQRVIDTLFPIAKGGTAAIPGGFGTGKTMTQHQLAKWCDADIIVYVGCGERGNEMTQVLEEFRELIDPKSGQPLTARTVLIANTSNMPVAAREASIYTGITLAEYYRDMGYHVAIMADSTSRWAEALREISGRLEEMPAEEGFPAYLPSRISQFYERAGLVRTLGGQEASVSIIGAVSPQGADFSEPVTQNTKRFVRCFWALDKSLAYNRHYPAINWNESYSEYVEDLSQWYAQHAGRQFMARRQELMGLLHEENKLMEIVRLIGSDVLPDDQKLIIEIAKLIRTGFLQQNAYHKEDTYVPLSKQLRMMEVILHLYHGALDAISGRGAEPHAVALSEVLESGIFSRLSKMKYEVPNDHPEQFDSYDQDIDQVLSAL
- a CDS encoding V-type ATP synthase subunit B, whose translation is MSIELTGLSEINGPLVALDGVTGAGFDEMVRLRLSSGAVRSGRVVQIEGERCIIQVFEGTNDLGLSGTRVSMMGHPMELALSPELPGRIFDGAGRPIDGLGPLFSEKKADINGLPLNPVARVYPQDYIHTGISSIDCLMTLIRGQKLPIFSGPGMQHNKLAVQIVRQARLAKADGARFGIVFAAIGVKNDVADYFRRSFEEAGVMDRTTMFLNLSNDPIIERILTPRCALTAAEYLAFELGMHILVIMTDVTAYCEALREFSSSKGEIPGRKGYPGYLYSDLASLYERAGIIKGAAGSVTQIPILTMPNDDITHPVPDLTGYITEGQIVLDRSLDATGVYPPVAVLPSLSRLMKDGIGEGYTRADHAAVSNQLFAAYAHVQDTRSLASVIGAEDLSLVDQQYLKFGTAFERYFITQRFDESRTMDETLDLGWTLLSLLPKSELDRVDNEMLEAHYHPGEAQSLLEQRGEEL
- a CDS encoding V-type ATP synthase subunit D, with protein sequence MSQQIFATKGNLMAAKKSLALSSMGFDLLDRKRNVLIREMMSLLDQSKQLRREIGSTYQQAYDALAKANQTLGSVDDLAQAAPVDHGIQRIRFRSVMGVDIPIVEYEEPQRTLSYGLHQSNSLLDNAYCCFCEAKRMTALLAEVENSAFRLAQAIVKTQRRANALKNVSIPTLESTVKFITDALEEKEREEFSRLKVIKRQKQAQCSD
- the guaA gene encoding glutamine-hydrolyzing GMP synthase encodes the protein MKQDMIVILDLGSEENPRLAREIRSLGVYSEIHPHDLTMEELKALPNVKGLILNGGPNRVVDGVTIDVSADLLHCGLPVLCADHKGEAPWPADETDRKKALSDFVFHTCGAEANWTMDNFIADQVELIRRQVGDQKVLLALSGGVDSSVVAALLIKAIGKQLTCVHVNHGLLRKGEPEQVIEVFRHQMDANLVYVDAVDRFLDKLAGVDDPERKRKIIGAEFIRVFEEEARKLDGIRFLGQGTIYPDIIESGTKTVKAVKSHHNVGGLPEDLDFALVEPLKMLFKDEVRACGKALGLPDSMVYRQPFPGPGLGVRCLGAITRDRLEAVRESDAILREEFANAGLEGKVWQYFTVVPDFKSVGVRDGVRTFDWPVILRAVNTVDAMTATVEDVPFSLLQRITRRITSEVAGVNRCLYDLTPKPSGTIEWE